CTCGCCCTCGTGCAGGGGATCGCAGAGTTCCTCCCCATCTCCAGTTCCGGGCACCTCGCCCTGCTCGGAAGGTTCCTCGGGTCCGGCGCGACGGGCGAAGGGGTGCTGATCGAGGTCATACTGCACCTCGGGACGCTCTGTTCGGTTCTCGTCTTCTATCGGACCGACCTCTCCCGGCTCCTGTCCGGGCTGTCCAGGGGAGCGGCGGATTCCTGGAGGCTGCTGCTGCTGCTGGCCCTGGCCTCCATCCCCGCGGCGGCGGTCGGGCTGCTCTTCGAGGACGGCATCGAGAGAGCCTTCTCCTCGCCCCTCCTGGTGGCCGTCCTGCTCGGGATCAACGGCATGATCCTGCTGGTGTCGGGCCTCCTGCGCAGGAGGACTCCGGGCGGGAGCGGCCCCGGGCTCCGGCACGCGTTGGCCGGGGGCCTGGCGCAGGCTGTCGCGATCCTTCCGGGGATCTCCAGATCGGGATCGACGATCTCCGCGATGACTGCCTCGGGCATGGCGCAGACCGATGCCGCCGGGTTCTCGTTCCTCATGTCGATCCCCGCGGTAGCGGGCGCAGGCCTCCTCGAGGCCCGGGGGATCGCATCCCTCGACCCGGCCGACATCCCCGTGGCGCTGGCGGGGTTCGCCGTGTCCTTCCTGGCAGGCTACGCCTCGCTCCGGCTCCTGATCGGCATGCTGGGACGGAACAGGCTCTGGGTCTTCGGTGTATACTGCCTGGTCGCTTCGGTGGCCGCGACGGCCGTCATTCTCACGGGAGGCTGACCCATGTATGCGCTTCTCCTCGCCTGCATGACGGGAGCACCCCCTGCGGGATGGGCCGGGGCATGCGCGGCCGACGACTGGCCGGGCGCGCTGTCCATCGCTGAAGGCGCCATCGCCGCCGATTCCCTCGATGCCGATGCATGGGCCTGCGCGGCCATCGCCGCCTTCCGGTCGGAGACCGGTTCGAATGCGTCCGTCTGGGCAGGCGCCGCACTCGCGCTCGATTCCCTCTCGCCCCTCGCATGGGCGGCCAGGGGGACCCTGCTCTCGACCACCGACCCGGAAGCCGCCCTCGGGGCGTTCCGCAGATCTCTCGAACTCGATGACCTCTGCATCCCCGCCATCGAGGGGATGGCCGGGGTCGTCTCCTCCGCAGGCGACTACGAACTCTCGGTCGATCTCCTCGAAGGGCTCCTGGAGGCCGAACCGTCCTACAGGCCCGCATTCCTTCCGCTGATCGGAGCCCTGGGGATGTCGGGCCGGGAGGAGGAGGCCCTCGCACGGGCCTCGGCCCTCTCCGGCCTCCATCCCGATTACCGCGCCCTCTCTCTGGAGTTCGGCACTCTCCTCGAGGAGGCGGGGCTCCCCGACTCGGCCATGGCTGTCTACACGAGGGCCGTCCCGCCCGGCCCCTCCGGCACGGAGTTCCACAGGCGGATCGGCCTCCTCCACGAGGACCGGGGCGGATTCGGAGCCGCGATCAAGAGCTACAGGGAGGCCATCGCGTCCGATTCGACGGATTCGTGGGCCTTCGGCGAGATCGGCTGGTGCTTCGAGGCGGTGGGGCGGGACGATCTGGCCATGGAATGGTACATGGCGGGCCTGGATGTCGACCCCGGCTACTCCTGGGCCGCCTACAGGGCGGGCCTGCTGATGCAGAACCAGGGGCTTCCCGACTCGGCCAGGACGTGGTTCGGGGAAGCCCTGGCGATCGATCCCGCGATGACCGAAGCCTGGGTCAGCCTCGGGCTGCTGGACGAGAGCGAAGGCCTGCTCGAAAAGGCCGCCGCCGACTACAGGAGGGCCCTCGAGCTCGATCCATCCGACGCCTGGACCTGGGGCGAGCTGGGGTACGTCTGCTACAATCTCGGGAGCACGGCCGAAGCCGCCGCTGCATACGAGATGGCGGTCGGGATCGACTCCGCCTACCAGTGGGGATGGGAGCAGCGCGGCCTGCTCTACGAGGAGGGGGGCGAACCCGGCCTCGCCGCCTCGTGGTATCGCGCGGCCATCGAGGCCGCACCCCAGAGCGCGTGGCTGTACGGCGAGCTGGGAATGCTGCTGGAGGATGCGGGCGAGGCCGACTCGGCCGAGGCTGTCTATCTCGAGGCGCTCTCGATCGACAGCCTGTACTCCTTCGGGCTCCTCAGGCTCGCCCGCATCGAGCGCAGGACGGGCTCGCCCGAAGTCGCGCTCGACTATCTCGAGAGGTACATGGAGGCATCGGGCGACACGGGCATGGCCCTGCTGGAGTCGGCCTCGATCCGTCGAGGGATGGGAGAGGCCGGACAGGCCGACAGCCTGGAGGCCCTGGCCATGGAGTACGATCCCGCGTCGGCCGAGAACCTGGCTTGGAGCCTCCACTACAACGGGATGACCGATGAGGCCGTAGCCGCTGGGATCTTCGCCTGCTCGAAGGCGCCGGGCGACCCCGTGATCCTCGTCTCGATCTGCGACATGCTGTCGGCCGCAGGCAGGTTCCCGGTCGCGGACAGCCTCTGCAGGGCCGCCGCAGGCGCCTTCCCGGGAGATCCGGCGGTGTGGAGGGCCTGGGGTACGGTCCTCGGCACGGCCGAGATGTACGCAGAGGCCGAAGAGGCCCTGACGGCATCGTTCCTGCTCGACAGCGCATCCTACGAGACCGCGAGCCTCCTGGGCGAGGCGCTCCTCTTCCAGGACAGGTACGCCGAAGCGGAGGAATGGCTCGAACGCTCGCTCGAGCTCGATCCCGAGGCGGTGTTCTCTATCTGCTACCTCGGGCTCATCCGCGAGAGGATGGGTGATCCGTCGGGGGCCCTCGACCGCTACCTGGAGGCTCTCAGGATCTCCCCCGGCTATTCCTACGCAGAGGATCGGATACGGTACGTCTCCGACCCGTCGTACGACGTGGACTACTGGAGGACGGAGTCGAGGCCGTTCTCGGCGTCGATCTGGGCCGACCTGTCCTTCGAGAGGGGCAACGGCGAGGAGAGCAGCTACCAGGGAGGCGCCGAGGCCTCGTGGATCTGCGGTCCCCGCGGCAGCAGGGTGGATGCCGAGTTCAGGGGCAACCTCGAGAAGGTCTACGTGAGGGAGAGGGAGAACTCCGCCTGGGCGTCGCTGGGGATGGAGTACTTCCTGACCGGCGTGCTGTACGCCAAGGCCCACGGGAGCTGGGACCGCCAGCCCTCCACCGTGAGGCCCTGGCAGGTCAGCTCGTACACTTCGATAGGCTACCGGGAGTGGATCACCGACTGGCTGTACGTCGCACCCGAGGTCGGGGCCGGCATGGTGACCAGCCAGTGGTACATGGCGGAGAAGAAGACCGACGACTGGACGTCGTACCTGTCGCTCGGGGTATGGATGAACCGGGAGGACTCCCTGCTGCCGTCGCTCTGGGTGGGGGCGGGCGTCTACCTCCCGCCCGACGATACCGACAACTACATCGCCAACGGCAATGCGGAGATATCGTTCGATGCCATGGACAGGGTGAGCATCGCCGTGGGATGCAACCTGGACTACACGAACAGGCCGGTCATCCCGACATGGGAGAAGCTCGACTCGGAAGTCTACTCCAGGATCAGCCTCTCGCTCTTCTGACCGGCTCCGCTAGCGCCTGAGCAGCTCCGCGACCGGCCTGCCCAGTATCCGGCGGAACGACAGCCAGGCCAGCCCGGTCGAGACCGCAAGCACGAAGACCAGGCCTGCGGCCATGTATGCTGCAGGGAAGACCGCCAGCGAATCGAGGGCCGACCTGAGCACGGTGGAGAGGGAGAGCAGCGCCTCGCTGACCCCCCAGGCCGTCAGGGCGCCCCCGAGCCCCCCCAGCACCAGCGAAATCGCCGACATGAAGAGGATCTGGAAGGAGAACACCGCCGCCAGCTTCTCCCAGGGCGTGCCCAGGGCGACGAGCACCCCGATGGCGAACCTCCTGCTGCGGATGTCCGACACCAGGGTGTGGACCGCGCTCGTGACTGCCGACACCAGTATGGCGAGGGCGAGGGCCGACAGGGCGGTCGTGACGATGGCCACCAGCATCTCGGCCTTCTGTGCGATGCCCCTCCGGGTCTCCGCCCGGAGGCCCAGCGCCTCCGCCCTCCTGACGATGGCGGGGACGTCCTCGGCTCTCGCGGCCGTCACCATCAGAGCGCTGTAGCTCCTCTCCCTCTCGGGGAGGAAGAGCGTGTTCATGCCGTCCACGAACTCGATGGGCACCGCGAGGGCGAACAGGGCCAGGTTGTCGGACGTGGCCACGATCCTCGCCCTGACCGTCACGGGCCTGTGCGCCGACCTGGCTATCGAACTGCTGCCCACGGTGACCTCGCACTCCAGCCCCACCACTCCCTCCGGGCTGAGCCCCACCAGGTCGTTCGCCTCCGCGAAACCCGCGTTGTAGAGAAGGAGCAGGTTCTCGCTCAGGACGATGGGCAGGAAGGTGGCGGCGCTGTCGGAGATGTCGTACGACCAGTCGATGCCCTCGAGAACCGAGTCGCCCAGGAACTCCCCCGTCACTCCCTCGATGGTGATGTCGGTGTAGTAGGGCCGGCCTCCCAGCAGACCCTCGAGATACGCCGGGACGTGCGCGTATATCTGCGGATCGATCCTCGAGACCTCGGTCAGGGCCGCGAGCGAGTCGCGCAGGGACTCGGTTATCTCCAGCCCCCCCAGCTCGCTCTGGAAGAAGCCGGCCTGGATGCCCGGGGGCACCACCCTCACCTGCTCCGCCGGCAGGTCGCGGGACATGAACCTGTCCAGCACCTTGCCGACGCCGAGGCCGATCGAGATGAAGAAGACGAGGAACAGGGCGGCCGTGAACAGCATGACCTGGCTGAAGAGGTAGTCGCGCCAGTGTCCCCTGTTCCA
The Candidatus Fermentibacter sp. DNA segment above includes these coding regions:
- a CDS encoding undecaprenyl-diphosphate phosphatase — translated: MRLLPVLLLALVQGIAEFLPISSSGHLALLGRFLGSGATGEGVLIEVILHLGTLCSVLVFYRTDLSRLLSGLSRGAADSWRLLLLLALASIPAAAVGLLFEDGIERAFSSPLLVAVLLGINGMILLVSGLLRRRTPGGSGPGLRHALAGGLAQAVAILPGISRSGSTISAMTASGMAQTDAAGFSFLMSIPAVAGAGLLEARGIASLDPADIPVALAGFAVSFLAGYASLRLLIGMLGRNRLWVFGVYCLVASVAATAVILTGG
- a CDS encoding tetratricopeptide repeat protein, translating into MYALLLACMTGAPPAGWAGACAADDWPGALSIAEGAIAADSLDADAWACAAIAAFRSETGSNASVWAGAALALDSLSPLAWAARGTLLSTTDPEAALGAFRRSLELDDLCIPAIEGMAGVVSSAGDYELSVDLLEGLLEAEPSYRPAFLPLIGALGMSGREEEALARASALSGLHPDYRALSLEFGTLLEEAGLPDSAMAVYTRAVPPGPSGTEFHRRIGLLHEDRGGFGAAIKSYREAIASDSTDSWAFGEIGWCFEAVGRDDLAMEWYMAGLDVDPGYSWAAYRAGLLMQNQGLPDSARTWFGEALAIDPAMTEAWVSLGLLDESEGLLEKAAADYRRALELDPSDAWTWGELGYVCYNLGSTAEAAAAYEMAVGIDSAYQWGWEQRGLLYEEGGEPGLAASWYRAAIEAAPQSAWLYGELGMLLEDAGEADSAEAVYLEALSIDSLYSFGLLRLARIERRTGSPEVALDYLERYMEASGDTGMALLESASIRRGMGEAGQADSLEALAMEYDPASAENLAWSLHYNGMTDEAVAAGIFACSKAPGDPVILVSICDMLSAAGRFPVADSLCRAAAGAFPGDPAVWRAWGTVLGTAEMYAEAEEALTASFLLDSASYETASLLGEALLFQDRYAEAEEWLERSLELDPEAVFSICYLGLIRERMGDPSGALDRYLEALRISPGYSYAEDRIRYVSDPSYDVDYWRTESRPFSASIWADLSFERGNGEESSYQGGAEASWICGPRGSRVDAEFRGNLEKVYVRERENSAWASLGMEYFLTGVLYAKAHGSWDRQPSTVRPWQVSSYTSIGYREWITDWLYVAPEVGAGMVTSQWYMAEKKTDDWTSYLSLGVWMNREDSLLPSLWVGAGVYLPPDDTDNYIANGNAEISFDAMDRVSIAVGCNLDYTNRPVIPTWEKLDSEVYSRISLSLF